One stretch of Cohnella algarum DNA includes these proteins:
- a CDS encoding ABC transporter ATP-binding protein has protein sequence MDSQRILRDFFRKTWAYYLVSIALHAVANVLNVQFPRVLGHFTDELKDGLLSAGDVARYSWTLLGIGVGFALIGGLAQYLVMYTGRFFEYMNRRRLYAHFTELGERFYSRNGVGKLLSYFMNDVTAVRESISMGVNQTAGASILLVSTIVMLLVSDVPFYLVAACMIPLLLIPVIVVIVGPKIRKRSLKVQEAIGTMTETAEEQFGGIRVTKKFAVEDTMRKRFGATVDRIRERQLKLVRVSSLFQALIPFLGATSLIIALAFGGYLTIAGRISLGSFVALTLYIRMLMNPLQQIGNVINVVQRARASLDRLNELLSRKPDIREADDAVAVDFANSGIRVRNLSFSYEEGEDGGISRQALRNISLSVPSGATLGIVGRTGSGKTTLMKLLLRTYDPPAGTVFYGERDVRELTLASLREGIAYVPQDGFLFSSTIRENIAFYKRDSDLKDIERAAKHARVYDNIVEFPDKFETKLGERGVTLSGGQRQRTSLARGIIKNAPILILDDSVSAVDAVTETEIMETIRAIRKGKTTIMIAHRISALKHADEIVVLDEGAIVQRGTHAALLAEEGLYRTLHDIQEEGTRLHGTGN, from the coding sequence TTGGACTCACAACGGATTTTACGCGATTTTTTCCGCAAAACTTGGGCCTACTACCTGGTGTCGATCGCGCTGCATGCGGTTGCCAACGTGTTGAATGTTCAATTTCCCCGGGTGCTCGGTCATTTCACCGACGAGTTGAAGGACGGTTTGTTGTCTGCCGGCGACGTTGCCCGCTACAGCTGGACGCTGTTGGGCATCGGCGTCGGCTTTGCTCTGATCGGCGGCCTGGCGCAATATTTGGTCATGTATACGGGGCGATTTTTCGAATATATGAACCGCCGCCGGCTTTACGCCCATTTTACGGAGCTTGGCGAGCGCTTTTATTCCCGCAACGGGGTCGGCAAGCTGCTCAGCTACTTTATGAACGACGTGACGGCGGTCCGGGAATCGATTTCGATGGGCGTGAACCAGACGGCGGGAGCTTCGATTCTTCTCGTCTCGACGATCGTCATGCTGCTGGTCAGCGATGTGCCGTTCTATTTGGTCGCGGCCTGCATGATTCCGCTTCTGCTGATTCCCGTAATCGTCGTCATCGTCGGACCGAAAATCCGCAAGCGTTCCCTGAAGGTGCAGGAAGCGATCGGCACAATGACGGAGACGGCCGAGGAACAGTTCGGCGGCATTCGCGTCACGAAAAAATTCGCGGTGGAAGACACGATGCGAAAACGGTTCGGCGCAACGGTCGACCGCATTCGCGAACGCCAGCTCAAGCTGGTGCGCGTGTCTTCCCTGTTTCAGGCGCTGATCCCGTTTCTCGGCGCGACTTCCCTCATCATCGCGCTCGCGTTCGGAGGCTACTTGACGATCGCCGGGCGCATTTCGCTGGGGAGCTTTGTCGCCCTTACACTGTATATCCGGATGCTGATGAATCCGTTGCAGCAGATCGGAAACGTCATTAACGTCGTTCAACGGGCTCGCGCGTCGCTCGACCGGCTGAACGAGCTGCTGAGCCGCAAGCCCGATATTCGGGAAGCGGACGATGCCGTCGCCGTCGATTTCGCGAATTCGGGCATCCGGGTTCGCAATCTGTCGTTCTCCTATGAAGAAGGGGAGGACGGCGGAATCAGCCGCCAGGCGCTGCGAAATATTTCGCTGTCCGTGCCGTCCGGCGCGACGCTCGGTATCGTGGGGCGTACCGGAAGCGGGAAAACGACGCTGATGAAGCTTCTGCTACGAACGTACGACCCGCCGGCGGGAACGGTCTTCTACGGCGAGCGGGACGTACGGGAGCTGACGCTCGCAAGCCTGAGAGAAGGGATCGCCTACGTCCCGCAGGACGGCTTCCTTTTCAGCTCCACCATTCGGGAAAACATCGCGTTTTACAAGCGGGATTCCGACCTGAAGGACATCGAGCGCGCGGCGAAGCATGCGAGGGTGTACGATAACATCGTCGAATTCCCGGACAAATTCGAGACGAAGCTCGGCGAGCGCGGCGTAACGCTTTCCGGCGGCCAGCGGCAGCGCACGAGTCTGGCCCGCGGCATCATCAAAAACGCGCCGATCCTCATTCTGGACGACAGCGTCAGCGCGGTCGACGCCGTGACGGAGACGGAAATCATGGAAACGATCCGCGCGATCCGCAAAGGCAAGACGACGATCATGATCGCCCACCGGATCAGCGCGCTGAAGCATGCCGACGAAATTGTCGTGCTGGACGAAGGCGCGATCGTCCAGCGGGGAACGCACGCGGCGCTGTTGGCGGAGGAAGGCTTGTACCGGACGCTCCATGACATACAGGAAGAGGGGACGCGGCTGCATGGCACAGGCAATTAA
- a CDS encoding ABC transporter ATP-binding protein yields MAQAINNWQTDRKADLNEPKEKPKYISTFRALSGYIGEHRRTFAGFIACTLIAIMAELMQPYLVKIAIDDNLMAGKNDYGSLLAICGIYFVLSLSAFFFAYLQNNLLQKAGQSIVASIRKRLFEHISKLSMSYFDRNPSGSLITHVSSDTEAINQFFNQVLLSLFRDGLTLLFILALMFQLDATLTLYCLLILPVIAGIAVAFRTYMRKTYQLARTRLSRMIAFVAENLAGMNLIQVFHQQKEQKKQFRERNDSYFQANVREIRTNVLFNRSYEVLNNLAIAFVTWLGGEAVLGRSLEFGVLYAFITYIRMFFQPINNITQQWNTLQSATVAINRIWNIFAIQPEIRDLPVPTKVEIGNVAGKIDFDRVTFAYPGGAPVIKELDLHIRPGEMIGIVGTTGAGKSSMISLLCRFYDVNEGSVRIDGHDIRGLAQRDLHRMVGLVQQEPYLYSGTVLDNVRMFDERFSREDVVRACEFIGADSVIRKMKDGYDTKLSERGSGLSAGERQLISFARIILYAPKILILDEATANLDSHTEQLVQHALERVSVGRTTLVIAHRLSTIMGADRILVMSKGRIAEQGTHEDLLKRGGIYEELYKHSQGRQEKVGAG; encoded by the coding sequence ATGGCACAGGCAATTAACAATTGGCAGACGGACCGGAAGGCCGATCTCAACGAGCCCAAAGAAAAACCGAAGTACATTTCCACGTTCCGCGCATTATCCGGGTATATCGGGGAACATCGCCGGACGTTCGCCGGCTTTATCGCCTGCACGCTGATCGCGATCATGGCGGAGCTTATGCAGCCGTATTTGGTCAAAATCGCGATCGACGACAATTTGATGGCGGGGAAAAACGATTACGGGAGCTTGCTCGCCATTTGCGGCATTTATTTCGTGCTGTCGCTTTCGGCCTTTTTTTTCGCCTACTTGCAGAACAATCTTCTTCAGAAGGCAGGGCAAAGCATCGTCGCCAGCATCCGCAAGCGGCTGTTCGAGCATATTTCGAAGCTGTCCATGTCCTATTTCGACCGCAACCCGAGCGGAAGCCTCATCACGCACGTGTCCAGCGATACGGAGGCGATCAACCAGTTTTTCAATCAGGTCTTGCTCAGCCTGTTCCGGGACGGGCTTACGCTGCTGTTCATCCTGGCGCTGATGTTTCAGCTGGATGCCACTCTGACGCTGTACTGCCTGCTTATTCTGCCGGTCATCGCGGGCATCGCCGTCGCCTTCCGGACGTATATGCGCAAGACGTACCAGCTGGCGCGGACCCGCTTGTCGCGAATGATCGCATTCGTGGCCGAAAATCTGGCCGGCATGAACCTGATCCAGGTGTTCCATCAGCAAAAGGAGCAAAAAAAGCAGTTCCGCGAACGAAACGACTCGTATTTCCAAGCGAACGTACGGGAAATTCGCACGAACGTGCTGTTCAACCGCTCGTACGAAGTGTTGAACAATTTGGCGATCGCCTTCGTCACTTGGCTCGGCGGGGAAGCCGTGCTCGGCCGGTCGTTGGAGTTCGGCGTGCTTTACGCTTTTATCACCTATATCCGCATGTTTTTCCAGCCGATCAACAACATCACGCAGCAGTGGAATACGCTGCAATCCGCGACCGTCGCCATCAACCGGATTTGGAACATCTTCGCCATCCAGCCGGAAATCAGGGATTTGCCCGTCCCGACGAAAGTCGAGATCGGCAATGTCGCCGGAAAGATCGATTTCGATCGCGTCACGTTCGCCTATCCCGGAGGAGCGCCGGTCATCAAGGAGCTGGATCTGCATATTCGTCCCGGCGAAATGATCGGCATCGTCGGCACGACGGGCGCCGGCAAAAGCTCGATGATCAGCCTGCTGTGCCGGTTCTACGACGTGAACGAAGGCAGCGTCCGGATCGACGGTCACGACATCCGCGGGCTGGCCCAGCGCGATCTGCACCGGATGGTCGGCCTTGTGCAGCAGGAGCCGTATTTGTATTCCGGCACGGTGCTCGACAACGTGCGGATGTTCGACGAAAGGTTTTCGCGCGAGGACGTCGTTCGCGCTTGCGAGTTTATCGGCGCCGACTCTGTCATTCGGAAGATGAAGGACGGTTACGACACGAAGCTGTCGGAGCGGGGAAGCGGCCTGTCCGCCGGCGAACGGCAGCTCATCTCCTTCGCGCGCATCATTCTGTACGCGCCGAAAATTTTGATCCTGGACGAGGCGACGGCCAATCTGGACTCGCACACGGAGCAGCTCGTGCAGCACGCGCTCGAGCGCGTATCCGTCGGCCGGACGACACTGGTCATCGCCCACCGGCTGTCCACGATCATGGGAGCGGACCGGATTCTCGTCATGAGCAAAGGCCGGATCGCGGAGCAGGGGACGCACGAAGATCTGCTGAAGCGGGGCGGCATTTACGAGGAGCTGTATAAGCATTCCCAGGGCCGGCAGGAGAAGGTCGGAGCGGGGTGA
- a CDS encoding Lsa family ABC-F type ribosomal protection protein encodes MSLIQVSNLTFAYEGSYDNIFENVSFQIDTDWKLGFTGRNGRGKTTFLNLLLGKYEYGGSISASVDFEYFPYPVANKDNLTIDVIGDVYPDYVHWELMRELSLLKVSEDVLYRPFNTLSNGEQTKVLLAALFLKENSFLLIDEPTNHLDMEARKLVGDYLDAKRGFILVSHDRFFLDHCVDHILSINKTDIDIQKGNFTDWWENKQRQDRFELAENEKLKKDIKRLSEAARRTSDWSDAVEKTKNGTRNGGLRPDKGYIGHKAAKMMKRSKSLEHRQQSAIEEKSKLLKNVESSESLKIAQLAYPKSRLVELDRLSIRYGKKIACSDVSFTIEQGERIALSGRNGSGKSSLLKLICGEDLAYDGTFRRGSQLKISYVSQDTSDLKGNLADYAREYGIDESLFKSILRKLDFARVQFEKDMSSFSGGQKKKVLIARSLCERAHLHVWDEPLNFIDVISRMQIEELLLEYAPTLLFVEHDREFCRKIATRTIEL; translated from the coding sequence ATGTCATTGATCCAGGTTTCGAACCTGACATTTGCTTACGAAGGCAGCTACGACAACATTTTCGAAAACGTCAGCTTTCAGATCGATACGGACTGGAAGCTCGGATTCACGGGGAGAAACGGCAGAGGCAAGACGACGTTCCTGAACCTTCTGCTCGGCAAATACGAGTATGGCGGGAGCATTTCCGCAAGCGTCGATTTCGAATACTTCCCGTATCCGGTCGCCAATAAGGACAACCTGACGATCGATGTCATCGGCGACGTTTACCCGGATTACGTCCACTGGGAATTGATGCGCGAGCTTTCGCTGCTTAAGGTTTCCGAGGACGTGTTGTACCGGCCCTTCAATACGCTTTCCAACGGGGAGCAGACGAAGGTGCTGCTGGCGGCTTTGTTCCTGAAAGAAAACAGCTTTTTGCTCATCGACGAGCCGACCAACCATCTGGATATGGAGGCCAGAAAGCTCGTCGGCGATTACCTCGACGCCAAGCGCGGCTTTATTCTGGTGTCCCACGATCGCTTCTTTCTCGATCATTGCGTCGATCACATCCTGTCTATCAACAAGACCGACATCGACATTCAAAAGGGCAATTTTACGGACTGGTGGGAAAATAAGCAAAGGCAGGACCGGTTCGAACTCGCCGAAAACGAAAAGCTGAAAAAAGACATCAAACGCCTTTCGGAGGCCGCGAGACGCACGAGCGATTGGTCCGACGCGGTGGAAAAGACGAAAAACGGCACAAGAAACGGCGGCTTGCGGCCGGACAAAGGCTATATCGGCCACAAGGCCGCCAAAATGATGAAGCGATCGAAATCGCTGGAGCACCGGCAGCAATCCGCGATCGAAGAAAAGTCCAAGCTGCTTAAAAACGTAGAGTCCTCCGAGAGCCTCAAGATTGCCCAGCTCGCGTACCCTAAAAGCCGGCTTGTCGAGCTCGACCGCCTGTCGATTCGTTACGGCAAGAAGATCGCTTGCTCCGATGTCAGCTTTACGATCGAGCAAGGCGAGCGAATCGCCCTGTCAGGCCGAAACGGCTCCGGAAAATCCAGCCTTCTCAAGCTGATTTGCGGCGAAGACCTGGCGTATGACGGTACGTTCCGGCGAGGGAGCCAGCTGAAAATTTCGTACGTGTCGCAGGATACGTCGGACTTGAAAGGCAATCTTGCCGATTACGCAAGAGAATACGGGATCGACGAGAGTCTGTTCAAGTCGATTCTGCGCAAACTGGATTTTGCTCGCGTTCAATTCGAAAAAGACATGTCGTCCTTCAGCGGCGGCCAGAAAAAAAAGGTGCTGATCGCGAGAAGTCTTTGCGAACGCGCCCATCTGCACGTTTGGGACGAACCGCTGAATTTCATCGACGTCATCTCCCGCATGCAAATCGAAGAGCTGCTGCTCGAATACGCGCCGACCCTGCTGTTCGTGGAGCACGACCGCGAGTTTTGCCGAAAAATCGCAACCCGAACGATCGAACTTTAA
- a CDS encoding SDR family oxidoreductase → MRLEGKVAVVTGAASGMGKAIAELYAKEGAKVVVSDLNLEGAEAVASGIRANGGEAIAIKTNVGKLEDINAMIDTAVNEFGTLDILVNNAGIMDNMAAAGDVNDEKWDLVFDVNTKGVMRAIRKAIPIFLEKGKGVIVNTASTGGFSGAHAGVAYTASKHAVIGITKNTGFMYAQKGIRCNAIAPGATITNISASMSNWDEFGASRTKVTQGVIPRAGQPEEIAQVALFLASDESSFVNGAVITADAGWTAGF, encoded by the coding sequence ATGCGTTTGGAAGGAAAAGTAGCGGTTGTAACGGGCGCGGCATCGGGCATGGGCAAGGCGATTGCGGAGCTGTACGCGAAAGAGGGAGCCAAAGTCGTCGTTTCCGACCTTAATCTCGAAGGTGCGGAAGCGGTTGCATCCGGAATCAGAGCGAACGGCGGCGAAGCGATCGCGATAAAAACGAACGTCGGGAAGCTGGAAGATATTAACGCCATGATCGATACGGCCGTCAACGAATTCGGCACGCTCGACATTCTCGTCAACAATGCCGGCATTATGGACAATATGGCGGCGGCCGGAGACGTGAACGACGAGAAGTGGGACCTGGTTTTCGACGTCAACACGAAAGGCGTCATGCGCGCGATCCGCAAAGCGATTCCGATTTTTCTCGAAAAAGGAAAAGGCGTCATCGTCAATACGGCTTCGACGGGCGGCTTCAGCGGCGCTCACGCGGGCGTTGCCTATACGGCCTCCAAGCATGCCGTCATCGGCATCACGAAAAACACCGGTTTCATGTACGCGCAAAAAGGCATCCGCTGCAACGCGATCGCGCCGGGGGCGACGATTACGAACATTTCGGCATCCATGTCGAATTGGGACGAGTTCGGCGCTTCGCGCACGAAGGTGACCCAAGGCGTCATTCCGCGCGCCGGCCAGCCGGAGGAAATCGCGCAAGTGGCGTTGTTCCTGGCGTCCGACGAATCGAGCTTCGTGAACGGGGCGGTCATTACCGCGGATGCGGGCTGGACCGCGGGCTTCTGA
- a CDS encoding TetR/AcrR family transcriptional regulator gives MNENDLRVIKTKKALHQALLTLLRSKALESISVSALCREAKVNRGTFYLHYPDVGALFDEHLKHLLKDLEESYYEPYRHVSRLIPRDLDPSTIRIFHHVKKYQPFYEIVFDKKSTLSYYYSLFEKIKGLMRESNSFHETDEKDLALVIAYQANAIMGLLIQWSEDGFARSPEYMNEQLTFLLRSASQAGASQDDLP, from the coding sequence ATGAATGAAAACGATTTAAGAGTCATCAAAACGAAAAAAGCGCTGCATCAAGCTCTCCTGACGCTGCTTCGATCGAAGGCGCTGGAGTCGATTTCCGTGTCGGCCCTTTGCCGCGAGGCGAAAGTGAACAGGGGCACCTTTTACCTCCACTATCCGGATGTCGGGGCGCTGTTTGACGAGCATCTGAAGCACTTGCTGAAAGATTTGGAGGAATCGTATTACGAGCCGTACCGGCACGTCTCCCGCTTGATTCCGAGGGATCTCGACCCCTCCACAATTCGCATTTTCCATCATGTGAAGAAATACCAGCCGTTTTACGAAATCGTATTCGATAAAAAATCCACGCTGTCGTATTACTACTCTTTGTTCGAGAAAATAAAGGGCTTGATGCGGGAAAGCAATTCGTTCCATGAAACGGACGAAAAAGATCTCGCGTTGGTGATCGCCTACCAGGCCAACGCCATCATGGGACTGCTCATTCAATGGAGCGAGGACGGCTTTGCGCGCAGCCCGGAATATATGAACGAGCAGCTTACGTTTTTATTAAGATCGGCGAGCCAAGCCGGCGCTTCACAGGATGACCTACCCTAA
- a CDS encoding TetR/AcrR family transcriptional regulator C-terminal domain-containing protein: protein MDRLREGMTERNEGPHRANEALAAYLSGEQRLGRIHAGVDPKAAADLLLGSCFQHAFQLRFMGMEKSEEERRQYVRMRVRELTHGIEA, encoded by the coding sequence TTGGACCGCCTCCGGGAAGGAATGACGGAACGGAACGAAGGACCACACCGGGCGAATGAGGCACTGGCTGCCTACTTGAGCGGCGAGCAGCGGCTGGGACGAATCCACGCGGGCGTCGACCCGAAAGCGGCGGCCGATCTGCTGCTGGGCAGCTGTTTTCAACATGCGTTTCAGTTGCGTTTCATGGGCATGGAAAAATCGGAAGAAGAGCGGCGGCAGTACGTTCGCATGCGGGTGCGCGAGTTGACGCACGGAATCGAAGCCTAA
- a CDS encoding anti-sigma factor C-terminal domain-containing protein translates to MVLRSVPSFLPGGGPRATSPRIRLDTKTVFQDLQAKDVKLLWLAVDTGKEAQDDPTGRPVFHPVGFPSSPIWHDDDMTTFSTEVRAGISGGQTRSQSSVSPAYVPGDQKVLHRQFLKTLSFLKSHEGQANKLFSGSFDLQKRIDYVEQNGIRHYGAVITGPTKEVLKLQNEAWAAEIVVDEVRFWNWE, encoded by the coding sequence GTGGTCCTTCGTTCCGTTCCGTCATTCCTTCCCGGAGGCGGTCCAAGAGCGACGTCTCCGAGAATACGACTGGATACGAAAACTGTTTTTCAGGATTTGCAAGCCAAGGATGTAAAGCTGCTATGGCTGGCTGTCGACACCGGCAAGGAAGCGCAGGACGATCCCACTGGCAGGCCCGTTTTTCATCCCGTCGGATTCCCAAGCAGCCCGATTTGGCATGATGACGACATGACCACGTTTTCGACCGAGGTACGAGCAGGGATATCCGGTGGCCAAACCCGCTCGCAAAGCAGTGTTTCGCCGGCTTACGTTCCGGGCGACCAGAAAGTTCTTCATCGGCAATTTCTAAAGACGCTGTCTTTTTTGAAAAGCCATGAAGGGCAAGCCAATAAACTCTTTTCAGGCAGCTTCGACCTCCAAAAACGTATAGATTATGTTGAGCAAAACGGAATTCGGCATTACGGCGCCGTCATTACGGGACCTACCAAGGAGGTATTGAAGCTGCAAAACGAAGCTTGGGCCGCGGAAATCGTCGTGGACGAGGTTCGGTTTTGGAATTGGGAATAG
- a CDS encoding DUF6179 domain-containing protein — MDAGNLSEGRELTVRGGIRKSRLQRNAYTLSLLNEGLRTGRLNGEEAKRIQYAFMRILQELILKYTRGESTTVATETAESLLTSVLYAADAYLSDFEEPEAAIETLKTADTRLIYDRGVEKVGQTLEAAKRLYKEIAARKLEVPVDAYNMTIDESLPVFLRKYGILFDAHNTMASIDYPLAIDDMRLQGVFYIKQYLERLKLETEFCAMFDRRELLELLSNYGRVCRFDYRIELFNIFELVLGNAIFSVLAGGRAGEIRISENQFERLERPFGNAAESQIRAVFTGAMARLRDQLPIHAQLQAYMEVCSESLVQRTANAAKHGSLRTVAITWRATEAKPIVLSFDAKDRMSDVRLRKLLHELTRVETKEEKVGLIMSSFHSFYDYLDLLEADCLYGDEYDALFGAFGDMELALLAKIVFYEQLRDESADLPSILSRENGHPMEWQMRFSACLREMGRERQQAVGRLMDEMNFEQMDFR, encoded by the coding sequence TTGGACGCCGGGAATTTGAGCGAAGGACGCGAGCTGACGGTTCGCGGCGGCATCCGCAAATCCCGTCTGCAGCGGAATGCGTACACGCTGTCTCTATTGAACGAAGGCTTGCGTACGGGGCGGTTGAACGGCGAAGAAGCGAAACGCATCCAGTACGCGTTCATGCGGATTTTGCAGGAGCTGATTTTAAAATATACCCGGGGCGAAAGCACGACGGTCGCGACGGAAACGGCCGAAAGCCTCCTGACCTCCGTCCTGTATGCGGCAGACGCGTATTTGTCCGATTTTGAGGAGCCGGAGGCGGCGATTGAAACGCTCAAAACGGCCGACACCCGCCTTATTTACGATCGGGGCGTGGAAAAAGTCGGTCAAACTCTGGAAGCGGCGAAGCGGTTATACAAGGAAATCGCCGCTCGCAAGCTGGAGGTGCCGGTCGACGCCTACAACATGACCATCGACGAGTCCCTGCCCGTTTTCCTCCGAAAATACGGCATTCTCTTCGACGCCCACAATACGATGGCCAGCATCGATTATCCGCTGGCGATCGACGACATGCGGCTCCAGGGCGTGTTCTACATCAAGCAGTATCTGGAACGGTTGAAGCTGGAAACCGAGTTTTGCGCGATGTTCGATCGCCGGGAGCTGCTGGAGTTGCTGTCCAACTACGGGAGAGTCTGCAGATTCGATTATCGGATCGAGCTGTTTAATATTTTCGAGCTCGTGCTGGGCAATGCGATATTTTCGGTTCTGGCCGGAGGAAGGGCAGGCGAAATCCGGATTTCCGAAAATCAATTCGAGCGGTTGGAACGGCCATTCGGGAATGCGGCCGAATCGCAAATCCGAGCCGTTTTCACCGGCGCGATGGCGAGACTCCGGGATCAGCTGCCGATTCACGCGCAATTGCAGGCCTATATGGAGGTCTGCTCGGAGAGCCTCGTTCAGCGGACGGCTAATGCCGCAAAGCACGGCAGCTTGCGGACCGTCGCGATAACTTGGAGAGCAACGGAGGCCAAGCCCATCGTCCTTTCATTCGACGCGAAGGACCGGATGAGCGATGTCCGGCTGAGAAAATTGCTGCATGAGCTGACGCGCGTCGAGACGAAGGAAGAGAAAGTCGGGCTGATCATGTCGAGCTTTCATTCTTTTTACGATTATCTCGATTTGTTGGAAGCGGACTGCCTGTACGGGGACGAATATGACGCCCTTTTTGGGGCGTTCGGCGATATGGAGCTGGCTTTGCTTGCGAAAATCGTTTTCTATGAACAATTGCGGGACGAATCCGCGGATTTGCCGTCCATTCTGTCGCGGGAGAACGGGCATCCGATGGAGTGGCAAATGCGGTTTTCCGCCTGCTTGCGGGAGATGGGCAGGGAGCGGCAGCAGGCCGTCGGGAGGCTGATGGACGAGATGAATTTCGAGCAAATGGATTTCCGGTAA
- a CDS encoding serine hydrolase domain-containing protein has translation MDFKPLSQFIDRITNWRIPWAEVLVMRRNETVFRYRNGYADLEQKTPIDDRRIIHLYSLTKIMTCAAALQLVEKGAMLLNDPLSAYLPEYAEMTVRKTLPNGATVLEKARKPITVRDLFAMTAGFSYDLGSPSLREAAERTGGKVPAREFAAALAKEPLLFEPGTRWNYSLCHDVLAALVEAVDGRRFSQYIREEVTGPLGMNDTGFDLTEEQRTRLAPQYRYDDVLGKPARKDGNDFRIGTEFESGGAGLLSTVSDYVLFLNALTNRGTSPNGARILSPAAVDLMRADHLTESMREDYAWVQLAGYGFGLGVRTHISRAESGSLSPLGEFGWSGAAGCLAIIDPDSQLTVMYAQHMLNNQETYVHPRLKNIVYACL, from the coding sequence ATGGATTTCAAACCGTTATCGCAATTTATCGACCGGATCACGAATTGGCGCATTCCGTGGGCGGAGGTGCTCGTCATGCGCCGCAACGAAACGGTTTTTCGCTATCGCAACGGTTATGCGGATCTGGAACAGAAAACGCCGATCGACGACCGGCGGATCATTCATTTGTATTCGTTGACGAAAATCATGACCTGCGCAGCCGCGCTGCAATTGGTCGAAAAGGGAGCGATGCTGCTGAACGATCCCTTGTCGGCTTATTTGCCGGAATATGCCGAAATGACGGTCCGGAAGACGCTGCCGAACGGGGCGACCGTTCTGGAAAAGGCGAGGAAGCCGATCACGGTCCGCGATCTGTTTGCCATGACGGCCGGGTTCTCGTATGACCTCGGATCGCCATCCCTCCGGGAAGCCGCGGAACGCACCGGCGGCAAGGTGCCCGCCCGCGAATTTGCCGCTGCGCTCGCGAAAGAGCCGCTGCTGTTCGAGCCGGGCACCCGCTGGAACTACAGCCTGTGCCACGACGTGCTCGCCGCTCTCGTCGAGGCGGTGGACGGAAGGCGATTCAGCCAGTATATCCGGGAGGAAGTGACCGGACCGCTCGGGATGAACGACACGGGCTTCGATCTGACGGAGGAGCAGCGAACCCGCCTGGCGCCGCAGTACCGTTACGACGACGTCCTCGGCAAGCCCGCGCGGAAGGACGGGAACGATTTCCGGATCGGGACGGAATTCGAAAGCGGCGGGGCGGGGCTCCTGTCGACCGTCAGCGACTACGTTCTGTTCCTGAACGCGCTGACGAATCGGGGAACGAGCCCGAACGGCGCGCGCATATTGTCGCCCGCGGCGGTGGACCTGATGCGCGCGGATCATTTGACCGAAAGCATGCGCGAAGATTACGCCTGGGTGCAGCTTGCGGGCTACGGGTTCGGTCTGGGCGTGCGTACCCATATTTCCAGAGCCGAAAGCGGTAGCTTGAGCCCGCTCGGCGAATTCGGCTGGAGCGGCGCGGCCGGTTGCCTGGCGATTATCGATCCGGATTCGCAGCTTACCGTCATGTACGCGCAGCACATGCTGAACAACCAGGAAACCTACGTTCACCCGCGTTTGAAAAATATCGTGTATGCCTGCTTGTAA
- a CDS encoding spore coat protein, with protein MNPIIEYLTGMNKLTDQVIAMDFLVSAKSGVRNYAMAVTESVSPEIRETLARHLEEAVDMYERIANYMIERGWYHPREVSEQLQLDLKNADTALSLP; from the coding sequence ATGAACCCGATCATCGAGTATTTGACCGGAATGAACAAGCTGACCGATCAGGTGATCGCGATGGATTTTCTCGTTTCCGCGAAGAGCGGCGTCCGGAACTATGCGATGGCCGTCACGGAATCGGTTTCGCCCGAGATCCGGGAAACGCTGGCCCGGCACCTCGAGGAGGCGGTCGACATGTACGAACGGATCGCGAATTACATGATCGAGCGAGGGTGGTACCATCCACGGGAAGTAAGCGAGCAACTGCAATTGGATTTGAAAAACGCCGATACCGCTCTTTCGCTTCCTTGA